One segment of Solanum stenotomum isolate F172 chromosome 1, ASM1918654v1, whole genome shotgun sequence DNA contains the following:
- the LOC125853064 gene encoding expansin-like A1: MSLFFLVFLLFVSSVTACDRCVHQSKVAYFSSASALLSGACGYGNLAIGFNGGRLAAAVPKLYNNGAGCGACYQIRCKDPKICSKHGTTVMVTDLNKNNQTDFVISSRAFMAMAIEGKAKDVLKLGIADVEYKRVPCDYEGKNLAVRVDESSQKPYYLAISIFYQGGQTEIVGVDVAQVGSSNWNFLTRNHGAIWDTSRVPSGALQFRFVVTAGYDGKWIWAKSVLPSDWKNGVIYDTGVQITDIAQEGCSPCDDGSWKLN; the protein is encoded by the exons atgtctCTCTTCTTCCTTGTCTTCCTTCTTTTTGTCTCTTCTGTTACAGCCTGCGATCGCTGTGTTCACCAATCCAAAGTTGCTTATTTTTCCAGTGCTTCTGCTCTTCTCT CGGGTGCGTGTGGTTATGGAAATTTAGCAATAGGCTTCAATGGAGGTCGACTTGCCGCTGCTGTTCCTAAACTTTACAATAATGGTGCTGGTTGTGGCGCTTGTTATCAG ATAAGATGCAAGGACCCAAAAATTTGTTCAAAACATGGAACAACGGTAATGGTTACTGATCTAAATAAGAATAACCAGACTGATTTTGTGATCAGTAGCAGAGCTTTTATGGCTATGGCCATTGAGGGAAAAGCTAAAGACGTTCTCAAATTGGGAATCGCCGATGTTGAATACAAAAG AGTTCCTTGTGATTACGAAGGCAAGAATTTGGCTGTTCGAGTAGATGAATCAAGCCAGAAGCCATATTACCTAGCAATTAGCATCTTCTACCAGGGTGGTCAAACTGAAATTGTGGGTGTTGATGTTGCTcag GTTGGATCGTCGAACTGGAACTTCTTGACCCGAAACCACGGAGCAATTTGGGACACAAGCAGAGTGCCAAGTGGGGCATTGCAATTTAGGTTTGTGGTGACAGCAGGGTACGATGGCAAGTGGATTTGGGCTAAATCAGTGCTGCCATCAGATTGGAAAAATGGGGTGATTTATGATACTGGAGTACAAATCACTGACATTGCTCAAGAGGGTTGTTCCCCATGTGATGATGGAAGTTGGaaacttaattag